In Canis lupus dingo isolate Sandy chromosome 32, ASM325472v2, whole genome shotgun sequence, the following are encoded in one genomic region:
- the LOC112646755 gene encoding 60S ribosomal protein L31-like, protein MAPAKKGGEKKGRSAINEVVTRQYTINIHKCIHGVGFKKRAPRALREIRKFAIKEMGTPDVRIDTRLNKAVWAKGIRNVPYRIRVRLSRKRNEDEYSPNKLYTLVTYVPVTTFKNLQTVNVDEN, encoded by the coding sequence ATGGCTCCCGCAAAGAAGGGTGGCGAGAAGAAGGGCCGTTCTGCCATCAACGAGGTAGTGACCAGACAATACaccatcaacattcacaaatgtatccatggagtgggtttcaagaagcGTGCCCCTCGGGCACTCAGAGAGATCCGGAAATTTGCCATAaaggagatgggaactccagatgtgcgcattgacaccaggctcaacaaagctgtctgggccaaaggaataaggaatgttccataccGTATCCGTGTGCGGTTGTCCAGAAAACGTAACGAGGATGAATattcaccaaacaagctctacacGCTGGTTACCTACgtacctgtcaccactttcaaaaatctacagactgttaatgtggatgagaactaa